TTGGTGATATGGAAGGAGTCCCTAGAGAAAAATTTGAAGGTGAATACCCTGAACAGTTCTATAATTTTTTCCATAATCCTAAAGAGTATGATCCTACACCTTATAACGGAGAGAGTTTTATACAACTTATAGAGAGAGTTGAAAGAGGTTTAAAAAAAATAATTGATAGACATCATAAAGATGATACAGTTATTGTTGTTACCCATGGAATGACTTTAAAGGGAATTTTTAAAGTTATAAAAAATATTAGTTTAGAAGAGTTAGGCAAAGTTGAAGTACCTAAGAATACTAGTCTGTCTATTGTTAATTATGAAGATGGCAATTATAGTGTTGAGGTTTTCTCTGATATCTCTCATCTGGAAGGGATGAATTAATTATGAAAGCTATTACTTTAGTTTTTAATTCTTTTTCAGATTCTTTTAAAGTTATTAAAGATGCTGGATTAAAAAAATTTTACTTTCTTCCTGGAATCATCAGTATGTTTCTTTTTGGTGGTTTCATATATTTAGGAGAGTATCTATCTCTCAATTTAGCCTCTGCTCTAGAAAACTTTTTTAAATTACAAGAGTATGGATCAATTTTATA
This is a stretch of genomic DNA from Candidatus Fusobacterium pullicola. It encodes these proteins:
- a CDS encoding histidine phosphatase family protein — its product is MKIYFVRHGETVWNTLRIFQGSSNSPLTETGREQAKRLGEKLKDTKFTKFYSSPLGRTIETSELIIGDRDINIEYIEEFKEISVGDMEGVPREKFEGEYPEQFYNFFHNPKEYDPTPYNGESFIQLIERVERGLKKIIDRHHKDDTVIVVTHGMTLKGIFKVIKNISLEELGKVEVPKNTSLSIVNYEDGNYSVEVFSDISHLEGMN